CAAAAAATGGTGATTTCATCATCCTCACGCGACCCTTTCCTCAGTGTGGCTGCCTGGTTGTGGTCTCGGCTTGTTACACTATCACCCTGCATCTGGTCAGTAATCACTTCCAGCTGCAGCCATTTTGAAGCCGCCTCAGATGAGACCCTCCTTTCGCCTATCAATCCGTGTCTATGCATGTCCATCCTCCGGTTGGTCGTGAGTCTGTCTGTCGGCCCCTCCAGCCCTCTCCACCGCCATGCCACCTGGGAAGCTGCAGATGAAGGTGAAAGAGCTGTTCCCGCACTGCCTCAGCCATCCCGAGACACCTTGCAAACTGCAATATAGGCGGCAGTGCATCCTGGACAGGACTCCTGACCCCGCGACCCCTGACACCATGACATCTGACACCACCTGACAGCTGCCCCTCGGCCCCCCTGCCTACAACCGACCAGCGCCAGGACTGCAGAGGACAACAGGACCTAGAGCAGATGCAGTGACTTTTGATGATGTGCATGTGAGCTTCACTAGGGAAGAGTGGAATTTGCTCGATCCTTCCCAGACAAGtctctacaaagatgtgatgTTGGAGACTTACTGGAACCTCACTGTTATAGGATACAATTGGGAAGATCATCACATAGAAGAACAATGTCAAAGATTGAAAAGTCTTGAAAGACATGTAAGAAGTCATAGtggagagaaaccatatgaaaataagcaatgtggtaaagcctttgcaataCCCAGTCatctccaaagacataaaagCCTATATACTGGAGAGAAgtcttatgaatgtaatcaatgtggtaaagccttttcatgtCAGAGTCatctccaatatcataaaagaatacatactggagagaagccttatgaatataatcaatgtggtaaagccttttcacagCAGAGTAGTCTCCAACGtcataaaataacacatactggagagaagccttatgaatataatcaatgtggtaaagccttttcacagCATAGTAGTCTCCAAAGTCATAAAAGcctacatactggagagaagccttataaatgtaatcaatgtggtaaagccttttcacaatCTTGTCATCTCCAACGTCATAAAAGAAcgcatactggagagaagccttatgaatgtaatcaatgtggtaaagccttttcacgtCACAGTGgtctccaatatcataaaagaacacataccggagagaagccttatgaatgtaatcaatgtggtaaagtgTTTGCGCAATCCAGTCATCTCCAAAGACATAAAATCATACTGGACAGAAACCTTAAGAATCTAGtcaatgagccaggcagtggtggtgcacacctgtaatcccagcaccccagtggaaggcagatttctgagttctagtccagactggtctacaaagtgagctctaggacagccagagctatacagagaaaccctgtctcgaaaaaccaataaaaaaaaaaaacaaataaaaagaatgcagTTAATGTAGTAAAGTCTATTCACAAAGGAGATatctccaaatacataaaagtGCAAAGACTAGAAAGAAATCTTATGAATGATGGGTGTAATCCTGGTGAAAAAAAGCCTTTCACAAAGTTTTTGTCTCTAAAAACATAAAGGCAGCCATGTTGGCGAGAAACTATGAATGTAGTCAAGGTGCTAATGACTTTCCTTGCCCCACTAGTCTCCATAACATAAAAGATCCCATACTGGAAAGACATCTCATGAATGTaaacaatgtggtaaagcctttgcatgtccTAATCATATCTAAATGCATTGAAGAAATcgtaaaaaaacaattttttgatttgaatgtgcttggccctaAGAAATGGGATTAATAGGAGGAGGGCCTTGAGGAATAGATGTTAGAGTTTTGAAAGAAGTGAATTACTATGGTGGTGGTCTTTGGAGCTCTGGCCCATACAAAACAACCCCTCCTACTACTTGACAGGAAGACAATCTCTTTCTGGATGCCTTCTcttgaagatgcagaactctcagctccttctgcagcttTATGCCTGCCTGCGTGCTGTCATTCTTTCTGCAATGATGGTAGTGGACtaaaaatgtggaaatgtaagccaggcCCAACTAAATATTTACCTTTGAAACATTTGCCTTGGTCACTGTGTCTCTTCTTAAGTACTGTTATGATAGGAGTGACCATGTTTTTGATTAGAGTAATGTGGATTTTTAGACTTTGGATGTTTACATGCATTAAGTAGaccttaatgggctatcctagtaggaatatagaAAGTATTGGTACTAGGGTATGATTGGAAGTTTGTATATAGGTTTTATGATATCTTCCTGAATATTTTTGCTGTCTTTTACTGTATTTTGGAGTGCCCTTGAGGCTAAAGTAAAGAAGTTTAGACTAATTACTTTGACATAGGAAGTCCAGAAATTCTAGCATAACCTTTCTTCTGTGTATACTCTCATGATGATATTTAATATCATCATGTATAATAAACATGTATAATAAACTTAATGAtacctctcaaaaaaaaaaatggtgatttCAAAAAACCTGGTGTGTCCTCGTATATGAAATGGACTTTTACTGCTGTCTTTTACCTGCGCAAAAGCAACTTtaaagaatcaaaaacaaaagtacCCTACAAGATGTAAGTATTGGAAAGGATTTTCTGAGTAGCATTCCACTTGTCCAAGAATTGACAAGAGGgcttcattaaattaaaaaagggggggatttGTAAGCTAAAGAAATAATCTAGGGAAGAGAAAGTACATATAATGTGAGAGAATATTTGTAAGCTATACTTATGATAAAGAATTAATATTCAGAACACATCAAGAAGTCTAAAAAGAAGAGCAAATCAAACAAAAGAGTTTCTGGATCTACACAGTGAAATCTTCACAGAAGACATACAAATGGCTAAGTAAAATAATTGCAAATGAAttctttattgcattatgagataGCTATGAGACTATGGGCTTGGAAGCAAATAGTACAATTTGAATATGAAAGGTTGCCCGTATGCtcatttgttttaagattttattccCTGATTTTAGCACTGTTTTGGGAGATGATGAAAGCTTTATGAGGCAAGACCTAGCTAGTAGCAGCAATTAGTTAGGAACTCATGAGTTATGGTTTTGCCCATAACTCTGGACAGAGTCTCTTTGTGTTTCCAGAAATATTTAATAACCCATACCTTCAGCTCTATGTGATGCCAGCAGCTCAAGCTGACATATCTccacaacaaaatcaaaatgatttTGAGATTTAAATTAACTCAAGtgagatggtgtcttagttagggttttactactgtgaacagacaccatgaccaaggcaactcttataaggacaacatttaattaagactggcttataggtttagatattcagtccattatcaaggtgggaacatggcaggcatggtacaagaggagctgaaggttctacatcttcatctggaggctgctaagGAAATATTGACTTCCGGGCAACAAGGACTAAGGTAtgaaagcccatgcccacagtgatgcacctattccaacaaggctacacctcctaatactgctactccctgggccaaacatatacaaacaatcaCAGGTGGCAAACAAAtcatccaaaacaaaacaaaaacaaaagtaaaataaaataaaacaaagcaaaaagtcccaaacaaataaaaaacaaacataaaccaaaggttaaaaaaaacaaaacaaacaccaaaaaagacCATGAAAACAAAtactggagaggatgtggggaaaggaaCCCCCCACTCACTGTTGTTGGATTGCAACATTAAGAACATTAAGTAcagtcaagattttttttttttttttttggaacagaCACCATGTCTCTGATTGCAAAATGTCACCAGTTATTGGATCTGTGTAGACTCAAATTATCTTTACTTGGTAAAAGGATCGGAAAGGCATTAAAAGTCCTTTTAGATCACAGACATTTTATAAAGGTGATAATCTTGTCCACAAGGGAGGAATACTGATGATCTAATTATACTAAATCTTTCTGAATGCCTGTGCTTTTGAGTAGACTTGTGTACTGACCTTGTTGCTTGGTCTGACCTTTCTTAATCTCTCCATGTGTTGTggtcattaaaaaagaaatcggattatacaaagtacaaaccacaaatcataagaaactcaagaagaaggaagaccaaagtgtggatacttcgttccttcttaaaagggggaaggaattgtagagactaactatggaacagagactaaaggaaggacaattcagagactgctccacctgtgaatccttcccatattcaatcatcaaagctagacactattgtggacgccagcaagtgctggctgacaggagcctgatatagctgtctcctgagaggctctgacagtgacctactaatacggaagtagaggctcacagccatccaatggactgagtacagggtccccaatgaaggagctagagaaaggatccaaggagctgaagggtttgtagccccttagggcgaacaacaatatgaactaactaataccttcagagctctcatggactaaaactccaacaaaagagtacacataggagaactcatggctccagcagcatgcatatagcagaggatagccaagtcggtcatcaatgggaggagatgcccttggccctgtgaagattctatgcctcagtgtaggggaattgccagggccagtaagcaggagggggtgggatggtgatcagggagaagggaggagggaacaggggattgttttagttttagtttttgtttttaatttaattttcttttttctttttttttttggaggggaacctgttaaaggagatattgtaaataaagaaaacatctaataaaaaatgtaaagaaagaaagaaagaaagaaagaaagaaagaaagaaagaaaaagaaagagctataagaatatgttctggtgaggtgtgggggaaggggatgcctcagctggcccatgccaaggcatcccttccccagaGAGACCAGACAGActctggtatagtatagaatagagtttattaaggcacggggaggggagttaagatggtagcagaggcagagaaaggcatagagaaagagagagtagagaataGGGGACAGCCATGATCATGTGGAGAGAGGTttgaagggaatggggaaagagggggagcaaaggggcaagagacaaaggagagaagcaggagtaagagagagaggagggggcaagcagccccttttgtagGGCCAGGCCATTGCCAGGAAACTGTGGGGAGgaacatacctggctgctgccaggtctctgtgggggtggagtttatacagaatgccaACACCATGTGGGGTCAGAACTTAAACACTCATCAGAGCAGTGAGTACCTTATTTATGCTGATTCTTTGTAAGCTTGCCTGTCAGCTTATATTCTAATATAGCCTCCACAGCTCCTTTAATTCCTAGGAAGCATGTTCCTTGTTATCTCACCGTTAGTGCTGTACAGAATCAAACATCCCTCTTGTCTGCTTGTCTGCTTCTTTAGGGCCTCTTCCTGGAGCAATAGCTAGAAAATAGCTCAAGGGTGGTATGGGATTTGGCCTTCTCTTGCCAGGATATTTTATTCTTGCCTGGATATTCTTCTAACTTGCCTAGTGTTAAAGTAGCAACATTTAATTGTTGTTTtctattctctctgtgtcttctttaCTCTTCAGTGTTTTCTATCTTGGTATTCTTGGCACTTCTGGTTTTTTGGCCTGTTCTGTGCATTGGACTGGAGAAGCCTTAACAGTATTTTTGTTCTTTACACATATAATTATCAGGTTTTTATCTTCAgaacaaatacatgaaaagaagaaacttGGTGGGAGAGGACAATGGGTTTATTTCACTATGTACTTTCCTGGTGGTGCTCGTCAAATTGCAGAGAGCTCAAGGTGTGGTTTGTTAAATATCTCTATAAATACACAGACTCTGGCCTGAATCAGGGGCACTACCATAATTCATGAGGTAATAGCTAATCACTAGTACTAGCCAGGTCTTGTCCCTTAAAGCTTCCACAATCTCCTGAGACAGTGCCACAATGGGGAACTAAACGTTAAAACATACGAGCCTATGGGTGgaatttcatattcaaactatgCTACTTTGATTTCAAGCCTATAGAATTATAGCtctctcataatgcaataaagcatCCAGTCTAGATAGAAATTATCTCTAGCTGCAGCAGCCAATAATGTcttcaaacattttcaaaaatattctggCAGTCTCTAACCCACAGTAAAACAAAGTAACAATTTTGTCTCCTCTAGAGAACaggagataatttttttctaagatagTCCACTTTAAACTATTTGTAGTATTACAattgaaatctatttttatttataatctgaAAATTGTAAGTTTGGCATTCTGATTGATAACCCCTTGCTTCTTCCCTTAACTAGGACTAACTCTACCAAGTTTCCTAGGCTGAGAAGCAGAGCACAAGCTGATAGAGTTGGAGGAGCCTCATGAACAATTTTGGTCAGTATTAAAGCAGTTGTTTTTCATCTATTGCTCTGTGCTTAGTAgtcttaaaattaatttgtaatgtctgtgataataaaagaaaagtataatttCCACAAGGAATACACCATTATATTTAATGTGAACAATAGTAACACACACTTGTATTTAACACAATCTATCAAGAATAATGAGAGAGAGGATGCATTTGTTGTGGCTATATATTAATCTAGGTGATTTTAATGTGGCTACTATAAATGTTTAGCTTCACCCATTATTATAAATACCTATATAAATCATTGCAGCCAGTTGTATAATATAAGCAAAAAAATAAGAGGGACAACAAAATTAGGGGCAATAATGCATTTTTaagaaagctattttattttgaaatgttctgaAAACTCCAACAAATGTATAGTGAGCAccattattcttaaaatatacacTACAcaatgattcatttttataaaaatattattataagatTAAGGTTTGTAATATTGGTTCTACTATAAAATAAGCATAAGTTAATTTATACAGAAATAGATAGTGATTAGAAATTGGCCTTGTGGATGTATTCAGCTCATAAATTGAAAACACCAGTACAATTTTAGGTACATGGTAGGTGTTTAAATAAACATTAGAGTAGTAAAAGTATTACAGGGTAGTGTGCATGCAGAAAAGAATAAAGGTGAGACATGTAATACCATAAGTAAGTACTGAATAGAGCAGAAAAGTAAGATATGTGTTACATGTTCAATGTAACAAAGCCTGATATTGGGAAAAATGATTGTGgcttaataaaaaatgaattgttttaaaaatgatgaaagagTAAAATCCGGTTGTTGAATATGATAGATCTTCTGTGAGTCTAAGTCTTAGCATCTGCATACTGTATAACCCACTTCCCTTTAGCAAGAACTGAACAGAATATTACACAAGGGCTATCAAGTCTAATATGAAGAAAGACCATGACtttgtattcatatacattctTTCTCTCTATGACTCTTCTTACTTCTTGCCTTAGAAAATTTTCTGCCCTCTGAGAATGGTTTTTGAACAAATCAATGAGGAGCTGACATATTCTTGGTCCATCAATATACACAGAGCTGAATTCTGGTAGCCAACATACGTCCAATTTTGGAAGTATTATCTCCCACAGGAGAGCCATGGATTATTACCATTTCTGACAGTACCTCAAAGATTACCTGTAAGCACCTCGGGTGTTAGGGACCAAGAAATTGATACCCTGATCTTAGAGGCATAGAAAATGTGAGTTAAGTGGTGTTTTAAGTCATTAACATTTGGGTTAACCTTTCAAGAAGCAATGTAGTTAAAGGAGGAGTCCCAGAAGACAATTCCTGTTTTTGTCTACAAGACCATTTCAATTTTGAGAACAGCAAGTCTCATAACACATTTGATCTAGACGTTATACGTTTTTGAGGCTATACATTATAACCAGAAATGTAACACCATGATCACAGAAATCTGACATTTATATAACTCATGCGAACGTTTAAAGCAACACAAAGAAAAGCTAGCACTATAGAATAGGAAGAAGGAATAGCCAATGGAAAGGCTATAAAGCAGTGACTTCTAAAAGCTGTTGAGAATCAAAAGCCATTGAAATAGCTAGTTCCAGTGTGATTTTACTGGCTTGAGCCTCTACTGAGTATTTGAAGTATAGCATTCACTATGTGATGCCACCaggtttaaaacaataaatatacctTGCACTTTTCTCTTAACAACATTGTAgttcaaggacacacacacaaacacacacacacacacacacacacacacacacacacacttcttctaTTTATGAAACAACATGATTGATGCTGTGGGATATGCTTGAATGTTGTAGGATGAATATTagaatctattttttaatttacacatGCAATAGATACTCATTCTGAATTAAAAAGTGATACATTTTGTTAGATGGTAACACTTAGGGGTAATAGATGTGTCAGAAATGATAATAAGGGCCTCAGACAGAAGTGCCACTTATTTTCATACCAGAGACATAATTAGAGTGGAATATTCTTCCTAAGAGTCCTGTTAAATAATAAAGTTCTAGACTCTTACAGTTCTGCTATACTCATTTCTGGCTTTGGCTCAATAGCAAAGAAGGAGCCTGAAATAGGTACTAGTAGACACTTTCAGTTTGCAACtgaaaataaacttatttatttaaaaaaataactgtcTTGAGTAATGAATAGAATACAACACATTTTCCCTGTGTTTCTCTCAATTTTTCTCTGGTTCTTTCGATTTTtcattagctacttttcttattCTCTCAATCTAATTTATGACACTTTCTGAACTTTCATAAGTGCTTCCATTGACACTGATGAATAACAGGGACATCTTGCTAAATTTCCAGATTTATTTGggttaaaaaaatacaaaaaaaaaaatcaccatttttaatcgcaggcaaatggatggaactagaaaatatcatccagagtgagggaacccagacacaaaagaacacacatggtatatactcactaataagtggatactaacccaaaagctcaTAATGCCTATGATACAAACTATAGACCATATTGagcatagaaggaaggaagaacagtgggtggatgcttcagtcctgcattgaggggTGAACAGAATGATtgtgggagatggaaggagagagggacaagggaaggggagaggatgaGGAGCAAATAAGTGTGGCAGTGTCAGAATCTGGAGGAGACATTTGAGAGGTAGAGAGGGTCAGGAAGCCGAATTAAACTTCAGTAGTGGCTGCGGGGAGGAGAGCAATGAGGAACTGGGAATAGCCACTGAAGGGTCTCAGACATCAGAGAAACGTGAGGCTTCCCAGTACCCACTGGGAATGACTTTAGCCATAATtgcagagaagggggagataCAACCCTTGGAAACCACCCCTCCAGTAGATCGGCGCGGCCCCTGGTCGAGGGTTGGagccacccacctatctcaaagtttttttttttttttttttttttttttttttttNNNNNNNNNNNNNNNNNNNNNNNNNNNNNNNNNNNNNNNNNNNNNNNNNNNNNNNNNNNNNNNNNNNNNNNNNNNNNNNNNNNNNNNNNNNNNNNNNNNNNNNNNNNNNNNNNNNNNNNNNNNNNNNNNNNNNNNNNNNNNNNNNNNNNNNNNNNNNNNNNNNNNNNNNNNNNNNNNNNNNNNNNNNNNNNNNNNNNNNNNNNNNNNNNNNNNNNNNNNNNNNNNNNNNNNNNNNNNNNNNNNNNNNNNNNNNNNNNNNNNNNNNNNNNNNNNNNNNNNNNNNNNNNNNNNNNNNNNNNNNNNNNNNNNNNNNNNNNNNNNNNNNNNNNNNNNNNNNNNNNNNNNNNNNNNNNNNNNNNNNNNNNNNNNNNNNNNNNNNNNNNNNNNNNNNNNNNNNNNNNNNNNNNNNNNNNNNNNNNNNNNNNNNNNNNNNNNNNNNNNNNNNNNNNNNNNNNNNNNNNNNNNNNNNNNNNNNNNNNNNNNNNNNNNNNNNNNNNNNNNNNNNNNNNNNNNNNNNNNNNNNNNNNNNNNNNNNNNNNNNNNNNNNNNNNNNNNNNNNNNNNNNNNNNNNNNNNNNNNNNNNNNNNNNNNNNNNNNNNNNNNNNNNNNNNNNNNNNNNNNNNNNNNNNNNNNNNNNNNNNNNNNNNNNNNNNNNNNNNNNNNNNNNNNNNNNNNNNNNNNNNNNNNNNNNNNNNNNNNNNNNNNNNNNNNNNNNNNNNNNNNNNNNNNNNNNNNNNNNNNNNNNNNNNNNNNNNNNNNNNNNNNNNNNNNNNNNNNNNNNNNNNNNNNNNNNNNNNNNNNNNNNNNNNNNNNNNNNNNNNNNNNNNNNNNNNNNNNNNNNNNNNNNNNNNNNNNNNNNNNNNNNNNNNNNNNNNNNNNNNNNNNNNNNNNNNNNNNNNNNNNNNNNNNNNNNNNNNNNNNNNNNNNNNNNNNNNNNNNNNNNNNNNNNNNNNNNNNNNNNNNNNNNNNNNNNNNNNNNNNNNNNNNNNNNNNNNNNNNNNNNNNNNNNNNNNNNNNNNNNNNNNNNNNNNNNNNNNNNNNNNNNNNNNNNNNNNNNNNNNNNNNNNNNNNNNNNNNNNNNNNNNNNNNNNNNNNNNNNNNNNNNNNNNNNNNNNNNNNNNNNNNNNNNNNNNNNNNNNNNNNNNNNNNNNNNNNNNNNNNNNNNNNNNNNNNNNNNNNNNNNNNNNNNNNNNNNNNNNNNNNNNNNNNNNNNNNNNNNNNNNNNNNNNNNNNNNNNNNNNNNNNNNNNNNNNNNNNNNNNNNNNNNNNNNNNNNNNNNNNNNNNNNNNNNNNNNNNNNNNNNNNNNNNNNNNNNNNNNNNNNNNNNNNNNNNNNNNNNNNNNNNNNNNNNNNNNNNNtaattaggacacatgctccaccatgttcatagcagccttatttataatagccagaacctggaaacaactcaaagtttttttaatccaaaaattgttcctgtccaaaggaagaacagggacaaaaatgcaacagagacagaaggaagggccAGCTGGGGAATGGCCCTACCTGGGGATACAGCATGTGTACAGAAACCAAACCCAACATTGTTGCACTGGTTGAGGTGCTTATGGACAGGAACCAAGTGTGGCAGTTCTTCGGGAGGTCCAGGTAGCAACTGATCAAAGTAGaggtggatgcttggagccaaccatcaggctgAACTCAGGAAACCTGTTGGAGGAACTGCCAGAAGGACTAGAGGAGCAGAgcgagattgcaaccccattggaagaacaacgtAGGCTGGcttgaccacccagttctcccagagactagaccatcAACCAAGGGGTGTACCTAAAGGGACtctgactccagatacatatacGTATGTATCAGAGGAAAGCTTTGCCTGACAACAATGGGAGGGGACATCCTTGGTCATGGAGAAGGAgtgggtgtttgatgccccagattAGGGGGATGGTGGATCAGGAGGGAgagtgtgagtgggt
The nucleotide sequence above comes from Mastomys coucha isolate ucsf_1 unplaced genomic scaffold, UCSF_Mcou_1 pScaffold15, whole genome shotgun sequence. Encoded proteins:
- the LOC116091630 gene encoding zinc finger protein 431-like — translated: MPPGKLQMKLPLGPPAYNRPAPGLQRTTGPRADAVTFDDVHVSFTREEWNLLDPSQTSLYKDVMLETYWNLTVIGYNWEDHHIEEQCQRLKSLERHVRSHSGEKPYENKQCGKAFAIPSHLQRHKSLYTGEKSYECNQCGKAFSCQSHLQYHKRIHTGEKPYEYNQCGKAFSQQSSLQRHKITHTGEKPYEYNQCGKAFSQHSSLQSHKSLHTGEKPYKCNQCGKAFSQSCHLQRHKRTHTGEKPYECNQCGKAFSRHSGLQYHKRTHTGEKPYECNQCGKVFAQSSHLQRHKIILDRNLKNLVNEPGSGGAHL